A genomic region of Trichothermofontia sichuanensis B231 contains the following coding sequences:
- a CDS encoding MFS transporter gives MSWLGFDRSVKLNLAILFCVGLVFWVSLSSMLPVLPLYVEDLGGSRQAVGWAMGAFSLGLLGSRSWMGYLADYRSRKLVLAIGLAVAAIAPLGYLFFPALLPICITRAFHGVSIAAFATAYTTLVVDVAPVDKRGAVIGYMSLANPIGASLGPLLGGGMQARWGYAPLFGMAASLGLMGFLLTLWVQDHRVPPDPATTVDRLGNSLRSLLSSPRIRVPALVLVLFGICLSTVVSFVPLLLRERGIALNAGLFYAVGAAASFLLRPLTGRFSDRYGRGLFITFSLLCYGLATLILWLAQTKPLFLGAALLEGAGFGVMIPMIAALMADRSLEQERGRVLGVCMGGLDLGIAIAGPLIGFIAERAGYGLAFGLATALMGIALIVFMTQIGKDVPRSLRFALGRGPDSYRISS, from the coding sequence TTGAGTTGGTTAGGTTTCGATCGCAGCGTCAAGCTCAATTTAGCGATCTTGTTCTGTGTAGGGTTGGTATTCTGGGTGAGCTTGTCCTCGATGCTGCCCGTGTTGCCGCTGTATGTTGAAGATTTGGGGGGCAGCCGACAGGCCGTGGGTTGGGCAATGGGGGCCTTTTCGCTTGGCCTGTTAGGATCGCGTTCCTGGATGGGCTACCTCGCTGATTACCGGAGTCGGAAGCTGGTTCTGGCGATCGGATTGGCGGTAGCTGCGATCGCGCCGTTGGGCTATCTTTTCTTCCCCGCCTTGCTGCCCATCTGTATCACTCGAGCCTTTCATGGGGTCAGTATTGCCGCCTTTGCCACGGCCTATACCACCCTAGTGGTGGATGTCGCGCCGGTGGATAAACGGGGAGCTGTTATTGGTTATATGAGCTTGGCCAACCCGATCGGGGCGAGCTTGGGGCCGCTGCTAGGGGGGGGAATGCAAGCCCGTTGGGGATACGCCCCCTTATTTGGGATGGCAGCCAGTTTGGGCCTGATGGGGTTTCTCTTAACGTTATGGGTGCAAGATCACCGGGTTCCCCCTGACCCCGCTACTACCGTTGATCGGCTGGGTAACAGTTTGCGATCGCTGCTCAGCAGCCCGCGCATTCGGGTGCCGGCCCTGGTTCTGGTGTTGTTTGGAATTTGCCTGAGCACGGTTGTTTCCTTTGTCCCTTTGTTATTGCGGGAGCGGGGGATTGCACTCAATGCTGGCTTATTTTATGCGGTGGGGGCAGCGGCAAGTTTTCTCCTGCGACCGCTAACTGGGCGTTTTTCCGATCGCTACGGGCGAGGGCTATTTATTACCTTCAGCCTGTTGTGCTATGGGTTAGCGACCCTGATCCTGTGGTTAGCCCAGACCAAACCCCTCTTTTTGGGCGCTGCCCTGCTAGAGGGGGCCGGATTTGGGGTGATGATACCCATGATTGCGGCCCTTATGGCCGATCGTTCCTTGGAGCAGGAACGGGGGCGGGTTTTAGGCGTTTGTATGGGCGGCCTGGATTTGGGGATCGCGATCGCAGGCCCCCTGATAGGCTTCATTGCCGAACGAGCGGGCTACGGTCTGGCCTTTGGGTTAGCAACAGCCCTAATGGGGATTGCGCTGATTGTTTTTATGACCCAAATTGGCAAAGATGTACCGCGATCGCTCCGGTTTGCCTTGGGGCGGGGTCCGGATAGTTATCGCATTTCAAGTTAA
- a CDS encoding Uma2 family endonuclease, producing the protein MIITQPVATDSLLPTALPDHTQLPESDGTFVKNFQEHPQSLLLTDSLTPILQKQHPDGQYCIGQDCGIYWRLTDPPEKGAVAPDWFYVPQVPPTLDGQLRRSYVLWQEIVAPLIVLEFVSDDGEAERDTTPYVGKFWVYEQAIRVPFYGIYEVAKASVTVYHLSGGSYQLLRANDRGHYAIPPLAVELGIWQGQYQNVTLPWLRWWDGQGNLLLTGEERAKQEQQRAEQEHQRAEQERQRAEQAEWLLQQERSRAEQLAERLRALGIDPDAGD; encoded by the coding sequence ATGATTATCACCCAACCTGTAGCGACTGATTCTCTCTTGCCAACCGCTTTACCAGACCATACCCAGCTACCAGAGTCGGATGGTACGTTTGTGAAGAATTTTCAAGAGCATCCCCAGAGTCTACTGCTAACGGATTCCCTGACGCCTATCTTGCAAAAACAGCACCCGGACGGACAATACTGTATTGGTCAAGACTGTGGGATTTATTGGCGGTTGACTGATCCACCCGAAAAGGGAGCCGTGGCTCCGGATTGGTTCTATGTACCCCAGGTACCGCCGACACTGGATGGACAACTGCGCCGTTCCTACGTGCTGTGGCAGGAAATTGTGGCCCCGCTGATTGTTTTGGAATTTGTCTCTGACGACGGTGAGGCAGAACGGGATACCACTCCCTATGTCGGCAAATTTTGGGTCTATGAACAGGCCATTCGGGTACCCTTCTATGGGATTTACGAGGTAGCCAAGGCCAGTGTCACTGTCTATCACCTGAGCGGTGGTTCTTATCAATTGCTGAGAGCGAACGATCGCGGTCATTACGCCATTCCCCCGTTAGCGGTCGAATTAGGCATTTGGCAGGGCCAATACCAAAATGTGACCTTACCCTGGTTACGGTGGTGGGATGGACAGGGTAATTTGCTCCTAACGGGTGAGGAACGGGCCAAGCAGGAACAGCAGCGGGCCGAACAGGAGCACCAGCGGGCGGAACAGGAACGCCAACGGGCGGAACAAGCAGAATGGTTGTTACAGCAGGAGCGCTCGCGGGCGGAACAATTGGCTGAACGGCTACGTGCTCTAGGGATTGATCCAGACGCTGGGGATTGA
- the rppA gene encoding two-component system response regulator RppA gives MRILLVDDEVELTTPLSRVLQREGYTVDVASDGTQGQQLALAGVYDLLILDWMLPGCSGLDLCQFLRSRGQQTPVLFLTAKDTLDDRVRGLDAGADDYLVKPFELRELLARVRALLRRPARVDSQFSPARLGFLQEKGTQVGDLCLDRENQLAYRGNRVIDLSEKEAQLLAYFLDHPNELLTHEQLQAHLWGSDHQPASNALAAQIRLLRRKIEGPGELPLIHTVYGKGYRFGAIPN, from the coding sequence ATGCGTATTCTCCTCGTGGATGATGAAGTTGAACTCACGACGCCGCTCAGTCGGGTCCTACAACGGGAGGGATATACGGTAGATGTGGCCAGTGATGGCACGCAAGGGCAACAGTTAGCCCTAGCCGGTGTCTATGACCTGTTGATTTTAGACTGGATGTTGCCGGGGTGCTCTGGGTTGGATCTCTGCCAGTTCCTGCGATCGCGGGGCCAACAAACACCGGTCCTGTTTCTGACTGCGAAGGATACTCTCGACGATCGCGTTCGGGGGCTAGATGCCGGGGCGGATGATTATTTGGTTAAGCCCTTTGAACTGCGGGAACTCCTGGCACGGGTGCGTGCCCTGCTGCGACGCCCGGCGAGGGTAGACAGCCAGTTTAGTCCTGCTCGCCTAGGGTTTCTACAGGAGAAGGGCACGCAGGTGGGGGACTTGTGTCTGGATCGGGAGAATCAGTTGGCCTATCGGGGCAATCGGGTGATCGATCTGTCGGAAAAGGAGGCCCAGTTGCTGGCCTATTTCCTCGATCATCCCAATGAACTGCTGACCCATGAGCAACTTCAGGCCCACCTGTGGGGCAGTGACCATCAACCAGCCAGCAATGCCCTGGCGGCACAAATCCGCCTGCTCCGTCGCAAAATTGAGGGGCCGGGAGAGCTACCCCTCATTCACACGGTTTATGGCAAGGGTTACCGGTTTGGCGCTATCCCTAACTAA
- a CDS encoding DUF3465 domain-containing protein: MGDRARDLNPPNSGCYARPCSPVQPRSGAAPVCQPPAPAVTSDQQLRSAFERRQSNLQIAGSGTVIRLLPDDLEGSRHQRFILRLRSGQTVLVTHNIDLAPRVASLRVGDIVAFYGEYEWSEAGGVIHWTHHDPVGRHVAGWLKHKGKTYQ, encoded by the coding sequence TTGGGTGATCGCGCTCGTGACCTTAACCCTCCTAACTCAGGCTGTTATGCCCGACCTTGTAGCCCGGTTCAGCCGCGATCGGGTGCCGCTCCTGTCTGTCAGCCGCCTGCACCAGCGGTTACCAGCGATCAACAACTGCGATCGGCTTTTGAACGACGCCAAAGTAATCTCCAGATTGCAGGCAGTGGGACGGTGATACGGCTCTTACCGGACGATTTAGAAGGCAGTCGGCACCAGCGGTTTATTCTCCGCCTGCGATCGGGGCAAACGGTGCTGGTGACTCATAATATCGATTTAGCCCCTAGGGTGGCATCCCTGCGCGTGGGTGATATCGTGGCGTTCTATGGGGAATACGAATGGAGTGAAGCGGGCGGGGTTATCCACTGGACCCATCATGATCCTGTCGGTCGCCATGTGGCTGGCTGGCTCAAGCATAAGGGTAAAACTTACCAATAA